In Gambusia affinis linkage group LG08, SWU_Gaff_1.0, whole genome shotgun sequence, a single window of DNA contains:
- the tph2 gene encoding tryptophan 5-hydroxylase 2 isoform X1 gives MASAHVLKDGGPEPIPRMQPAMMMFSSKYWSRRGMSLDSAMFDQHNHHHQQRHTGGQMSRRTSFCPINENPDGENAEDSGKTAVVFSLKNEVGYLVKALRLFQERRVNLNHIESRMSKRVPNEVEIFADCKCSKKEFNELLQHLKDHVNIISFNTPAHVWSAEADEEDVPWFPMKISELDQCSHRVLMYGSELDADHPGFKDNVYRQRRKYFVEVAMNYKFGQPIPRIEYTSEEVKTWGVVFRELTKLYPTHACREYLKNLPLLTKHCGYREDNIPQLEDVSHFLRERSGFTVRPVAGYLSPRDFLAGLAYRVFNCTQYIRHSTDPLYTPEPDTCHELLGHVPLLADPKFAQFSQEIGLASLGATDEDVQKLATCYFFTIEFGLCKQDGQLRAYGAGLLSSIGELRHALSDKACVKMFDPKTTCNQECLITTFQDVYFVSESFEEAKEKMREFAKSIKRPFSVYYNPYTQSVDLLKDTRSIENVVQDLRSDLTTVCDALGKMNTYLGI, from the exons ATGGCTTCGGCCCATGTGTTGAAGGACGGCGGGCCGGAGCCGATACCGCGCATGCAACCTGCCATGATGATGTTTTCCAGCAAGTACTGGTCCAGGAGGGGTATGTCTCTGGACTCGGCCATGTTCGACCAGCACAACCACCACCATCAGCAGAGGCACACCGGGGGACAGATG tCCAGACGGACATCTTTCTGTCCAATCAACGAGAACCCCGATGGCGAAAACGCAGAGGATTCTGGGAAAACAGCAGTggtgttttctctgaaaaacgAGGTCGGCTATCTGGTCAAAGCGCTCAGACTTTtccag GAGAGACGGGTCAACCTGAACCACATCGAGTCCCGGATGTCGAAGCGGGTTCCTAACGAAGTGGAGATCTTTGCAGACTGCAAATGCAGCAAGAAAGAATTCAACGAGCTTCTGCAGCACCTCAAAGATCACGTCAACATCATCTCCTTCAACACGCCTGcacatgtttggtcagctgaggCAG ATGAAGAGGACGTTCCCTGGTTTCCCATGAAAATCTCAGAGTTGGATCAGTGTTCACACAGAGTGTTGATGTACGGGTCGGAGTTGGATGCAGATCATCCT GGGTTTAAGGATAACGTTTATCGTCAGCGCAGGAAGTACTTTGTGGAGGTGGCCATGAACTACAAATT TGGGCAGCCCATCCCTCGGATCGAGTACACCTCCGAGGAGGTGAAGACGTGGGGCGTCGTGTTCCGAGAGCTGACCAAGCTCTACCCGACCCATGCATGCAGAGAGTACCTGAAGAACCTGCCGCTGCTCACCAAACACTGTGGCTATCGGGAGGATAACATCCCCCAGCTGGAGGACGTCTCCCATTTTCTCAGAG AGCGTTCTGGCTTCACGGTGCGACCTGTGGCCGGTTACCTTTCTCCCAGAGACTTCCTGGCTGGTTTGGCCTACAGAGTGTTTAACTGCACTCAATACATTCGCCACAGCACCGACCCCCTCTACACACCAGAACC AGACACGTGTCATGAGCTGCTGGGTCACGTTCCCCTGCTGGCCGACCCAAAGTTCGCCCAGTTCTCCCAGGAGATCGGCCTGGCCTCTCTGGGAGCGACGGATGAGGATGTCCAGAAACTGGCCACG tgttATTTCTTCACCATCGAGTTTGGACTTTGCAAACAGGACGGTCAGCTCAGAGCTTATGGAGCGGGATTACTGTCATCCATCGGAGAGCTCAGG CATGCTCTGTCTGATAAAGCCTGTGTGAAGATGTTCGACCCAAAGACGACCTGCAACCAGGAGTGTCTAATCACCACCTTCcaggatgtttattttgtctcaGAGAGCTTCGAGGAAGCCAAGGAGAAGATGAG AGAATTTGCCAAATCCATAAAGAGGCCGTTCTCCGTGTACTACAACCCGTATACGCAGAGCGTGGATCTGCTAAAAGACACGCGCAGCATTGAGAACGTGGTGCAGGACCTGCGCAGCGACCTCACCACGGTCTGCGACGCCCTCGGCAAGATGAACACCTACCTGGGGATCTAA
- the tph2 gene encoding tryptophan 5-hydroxylase 2 isoform X2: MASAHVLKDGGPEPIPRMQPAMMMFSSKYWSRRGMSLDSAMFDQHNHHHQQRHTGGQMSRRTSFCPINENPDGENAEDSGKTAVVFSLKNEVGYLVKALRLFQERRVNLNHIESRMSKRVPNEVEIFADCKCSKKEFNELLQHLKDHVNIISFNTPAHVWSAEADEEDVPWFPMKISELDQCSHRVLMYGSELDADHPGFKDNVYRQRRKYFVEVAMNYKFGQPIPRIEYTSEEVKTWGVVFRELTKLYPTHACREYLKNLPLLTKHCGYREDNIPQLEDVSHFLRERSGFTVRPVAGYLSPRDFLAGLAYRVFNCTQYIRHSTDPLYTPEPDTCHELLGHVPLLADPKFAQFSQEIGLASLGATDEDVQKLATCYFFTIEFGLCKQDGQLRAYGAGLLSSIGELRHALSDKACVKMFDPKTTCNQECLITTFQDVYFVSESFEEAKEKMSAGALTGPINWF, translated from the exons ATGGCTTCGGCCCATGTGTTGAAGGACGGCGGGCCGGAGCCGATACCGCGCATGCAACCTGCCATGATGATGTTTTCCAGCAAGTACTGGTCCAGGAGGGGTATGTCTCTGGACTCGGCCATGTTCGACCAGCACAACCACCACCATCAGCAGAGGCACACCGGGGGACAGATG tCCAGACGGACATCTTTCTGTCCAATCAACGAGAACCCCGATGGCGAAAACGCAGAGGATTCTGGGAAAACAGCAGTggtgttttctctgaaaaacgAGGTCGGCTATCTGGTCAAAGCGCTCAGACTTTtccag GAGAGACGGGTCAACCTGAACCACATCGAGTCCCGGATGTCGAAGCGGGTTCCTAACGAAGTGGAGATCTTTGCAGACTGCAAATGCAGCAAGAAAGAATTCAACGAGCTTCTGCAGCACCTCAAAGATCACGTCAACATCATCTCCTTCAACACGCCTGcacatgtttggtcagctgaggCAG ATGAAGAGGACGTTCCCTGGTTTCCCATGAAAATCTCAGAGTTGGATCAGTGTTCACACAGAGTGTTGATGTACGGGTCGGAGTTGGATGCAGATCATCCT GGGTTTAAGGATAACGTTTATCGTCAGCGCAGGAAGTACTTTGTGGAGGTGGCCATGAACTACAAATT TGGGCAGCCCATCCCTCGGATCGAGTACACCTCCGAGGAGGTGAAGACGTGGGGCGTCGTGTTCCGAGAGCTGACCAAGCTCTACCCGACCCATGCATGCAGAGAGTACCTGAAGAACCTGCCGCTGCTCACCAAACACTGTGGCTATCGGGAGGATAACATCCCCCAGCTGGAGGACGTCTCCCATTTTCTCAGAG AGCGTTCTGGCTTCACGGTGCGACCTGTGGCCGGTTACCTTTCTCCCAGAGACTTCCTGGCTGGTTTGGCCTACAGAGTGTTTAACTGCACTCAATACATTCGCCACAGCACCGACCCCCTCTACACACCAGAACC AGACACGTGTCATGAGCTGCTGGGTCACGTTCCCCTGCTGGCCGACCCAAAGTTCGCCCAGTTCTCCCAGGAGATCGGCCTGGCCTCTCTGGGAGCGACGGATGAGGATGTCCAGAAACTGGCCACG tgttATTTCTTCACCATCGAGTTTGGACTTTGCAAACAGGACGGTCAGCTCAGAGCTTATGGAGCGGGATTACTGTCATCCATCGGAGAGCTCAGG CATGCTCTGTCTGATAAAGCCTGTGTGAAGATGTTCGACCCAAAGACGACCTGCAACCAGGAGTGTCTAATCACCACCTTCcaggatgtttattttgtctcaGAGAGCTTCGAGGAAGCCAAGGAGAAGATGAG tgcaggagcTCTGACGGGTCCAATCAATTGGTTCTGA
- the tph2 gene encoding tryptophan 5-hydroxylase 2 isoform X3 has protein sequence MSKRVPNEVEIFADCKCSKKEFNELLQHLKDHVNIISFNTPAHVWSAEADEEDVPWFPMKISELDQCSHRVLMYGSELDADHPGFKDNVYRQRRKYFVEVAMNYKFGQPIPRIEYTSEEVKTWGVVFRELTKLYPTHACREYLKNLPLLTKHCGYREDNIPQLEDVSHFLRERSGFTVRPVAGYLSPRDFLAGLAYRVFNCTQYIRHSTDPLYTPEPDTCHELLGHVPLLADPKFAQFSQEIGLASLGATDEDVQKLATCYFFTIEFGLCKQDGQLRAYGAGLLSSIGELRHALSDKACVKMFDPKTTCNQECLITTFQDVYFVSESFEEAKEKMREFAKSIKRPFSVYYNPYTQSVDLLKDTRSIENVVQDLRSDLTTVCDALGKMNTYLGI, from the exons ATGTCGAAGCGGGTTCCTAACGAAGTGGAGATCTTTGCAGACTGCAAATGCAGCAAGAAAGAATTCAACGAGCTTCTGCAGCACCTCAAAGATCACGTCAACATCATCTCCTTCAACACGCCTGcacatgtttggtcagctgaggCAG ATGAAGAGGACGTTCCCTGGTTTCCCATGAAAATCTCAGAGTTGGATCAGTGTTCACACAGAGTGTTGATGTACGGGTCGGAGTTGGATGCAGATCATCCT GGGTTTAAGGATAACGTTTATCGTCAGCGCAGGAAGTACTTTGTGGAGGTGGCCATGAACTACAAATT TGGGCAGCCCATCCCTCGGATCGAGTACACCTCCGAGGAGGTGAAGACGTGGGGCGTCGTGTTCCGAGAGCTGACCAAGCTCTACCCGACCCATGCATGCAGAGAGTACCTGAAGAACCTGCCGCTGCTCACCAAACACTGTGGCTATCGGGAGGATAACATCCCCCAGCTGGAGGACGTCTCCCATTTTCTCAGAG AGCGTTCTGGCTTCACGGTGCGACCTGTGGCCGGTTACCTTTCTCCCAGAGACTTCCTGGCTGGTTTGGCCTACAGAGTGTTTAACTGCACTCAATACATTCGCCACAGCACCGACCCCCTCTACACACCAGAACC AGACACGTGTCATGAGCTGCTGGGTCACGTTCCCCTGCTGGCCGACCCAAAGTTCGCCCAGTTCTCCCAGGAGATCGGCCTGGCCTCTCTGGGAGCGACGGATGAGGATGTCCAGAAACTGGCCACG tgttATTTCTTCACCATCGAGTTTGGACTTTGCAAACAGGACGGTCAGCTCAGAGCTTATGGAGCGGGATTACTGTCATCCATCGGAGAGCTCAGG CATGCTCTGTCTGATAAAGCCTGTGTGAAGATGTTCGACCCAAAGACGACCTGCAACCAGGAGTGTCTAATCACCACCTTCcaggatgtttattttgtctcaGAGAGCTTCGAGGAAGCCAAGGAGAAGATGAG AGAATTTGCCAAATCCATAAAGAGGCCGTTCTCCGTGTACTACAACCCGTATACGCAGAGCGTGGATCTGCTAAAAGACACGCGCAGCATTGAGAACGTGGTGCAGGACCTGCGCAGCGACCTCACCACGGTCTGCGACGCCCTCGGCAAGATGAACACCTACCTGGGGATCTAA
- the LOC122836200 gene encoding carbohydrate sulfotransferase 8-like isoform X2 codes for MKLLRSRPLLRWCLLLLGVGSLLLLVLLQHLTDSVQQQNPGFPVLEGPTRPEGKVPSWQTEEIRAGLFPGFPPVLHLCSDLLMGKKQPVTKRHRKLLLKSAPSGGSTELRTQQSRRRQLNNVCSEYHPVRRRRQVRLQQVSRLYVEDRFRLLYCEVPKAACSNWKRVLMVLAGRAQSTQDIPHDAAHYSNQLRRLDSYDRAGIAERLRTYTKVLFVREPFERLVSAFRDKFENPNFYYHSVFGRAIISRYRANATKSALNTGTGVTFREFVQYLLDAQRPVGMDIHWERVSQLCSPCLIPYDFIGKIESLQEDADFLLRGIGAPENLTFPDFKDRNPRAKRTSSRVTQDYFSQLNRTERQKVFEFYYRDYLMFSYPKPFSDLH; via the exons ATGAAACTCCTCCGCTCACGGCCTCTCCTCCGGTGGTGTCTGCTTCTCCTGGGAGTCGGGTCGCTGCTGCTTCTGGTCCTCCTGCAACATCTCACCGACTCCGTGCAGCAACAAAACCCAG GTTTTCCTGTCCTGGAAGGTCCTACAAGGCCTGAAGGGAAG GTTCCGTCCTGGCAAACTGAAGAGATCCGTGCTGGACTTTTCCCCGGCTTCCCGCCTGTcctccatctttgttctgaCCTGTTGATGGGCAAGAAGCAGCCCGTCACTAAGCGccacaggaagctgctgctgaagagCGCCCCCTCTGGAGGTTCTACGGAGCTGAGGACGCAGCAGTCTCGGCGCCGCCAGCTGAACAACGTCTGCTCCGAGTACCATCCGGTCCGCCGGAGGCGGCAGGTCAGGCTGCAGCAGGTGTCTCGGCTTTACGTGGAGGACCGGTTCCGACTGCTTTACTGTGAGGTGCCGAAAGCCGCCTGCTCCAACTGGAAACGGGTCCTGATGGTTCTGGCTGGCAGAGCCCAGTCCACTCAGGATATTCCTCACGATGCAGCTCATTACAGCAACCAGCTGCGGCGGCTGGACAGCTACGATCGGGCCGGTATCGCCGAGAGACTGCGAACCTACACCAAGGTTCTGTTCGTCAGGGAGCCCTTCGAGCGGCTCGTCTCGGCCTTCCGGGACAAGTTTGAAAATCCGAACTTCTACTATCATTCCGTGTTCGGACGGGCCATCATTTCCAGGTACCGGGCCAACGCCACAAAGTCGGCTCTGAATACTGGCACCGGCGTCACTTTCAGGGAGTTCGTTCAGTACCTGCTGGACGCGCAGCGACCCGTTGGGATGGACATCCACTGGGAGCGGGTCAGCCAGCTGTGCAGCCCGTGTCTGATCCCCTACGACTTCATTGGGAAGATCGAGAGCCTGCAGGAGGACGCCGACTTCCTGCTGCGCGGCATCGGCGCTCCGGAAAACCTCACCTTCCCGGACTTCAAGGACAGGAACCCGCGGGCGAAGCGGACCTCGTCCAGAGTCACCCAGGATTATTTCTCCCAGCTGAACCGCACGGAGAGGCAGAAGGTGTTTGAGTTTTATTACAGGGACTACCTGATGTTCAGCTACCCCAAACCGTTCTCCGACCTGCACTGA
- the LOC122836200 gene encoding carbohydrate sulfotransferase 8-like isoform X1, with amino-acid sequence MPEPIRDSGVTSYPQVLWLIQNQPVGLQGSVRRMKLLRSRPLLRWCLLLLGVGSLLLLVLLQHLTDSVQQQNPGFPVLEGPTRPEGKVPSWQTEEIRAGLFPGFPPVLHLCSDLLMGKKQPVTKRHRKLLLKSAPSGGSTELRTQQSRRRQLNNVCSEYHPVRRRRQVRLQQVSRLYVEDRFRLLYCEVPKAACSNWKRVLMVLAGRAQSTQDIPHDAAHYSNQLRRLDSYDRAGIAERLRTYTKVLFVREPFERLVSAFRDKFENPNFYYHSVFGRAIISRYRANATKSALNTGTGVTFREFVQYLLDAQRPVGMDIHWERVSQLCSPCLIPYDFIGKIESLQEDADFLLRGIGAPENLTFPDFKDRNPRAKRTSSRVTQDYFSQLNRTERQKVFEFYYRDYLMFSYPKPFSDLH; translated from the exons ATGCCGGAGCCGATCCGGGATTCAG GTGTGACCTCCTATCCTCAGGTTCTGTGGCTGATCCAGAACCAGCCTGTGGGACTGCAGGGCTCTGTGAGGAGGATGAAACTCCTCCGCTCACGGCCTCTCCTCCGGTGGTGTCTGCTTCTCCTGGGAGTCGGGTCGCTGCTGCTTCTGGTCCTCCTGCAACATCTCACCGACTCCGTGCAGCAACAAAACCCAG GTTTTCCTGTCCTGGAAGGTCCTACAAGGCCTGAAGGGAAG GTTCCGTCCTGGCAAACTGAAGAGATCCGTGCTGGACTTTTCCCCGGCTTCCCGCCTGTcctccatctttgttctgaCCTGTTGATGGGCAAGAAGCAGCCCGTCACTAAGCGccacaggaagctgctgctgaagagCGCCCCCTCTGGAGGTTCTACGGAGCTGAGGACGCAGCAGTCTCGGCGCCGCCAGCTGAACAACGTCTGCTCCGAGTACCATCCGGTCCGCCGGAGGCGGCAGGTCAGGCTGCAGCAGGTGTCTCGGCTTTACGTGGAGGACCGGTTCCGACTGCTTTACTGTGAGGTGCCGAAAGCCGCCTGCTCCAACTGGAAACGGGTCCTGATGGTTCTGGCTGGCAGAGCCCAGTCCACTCAGGATATTCCTCACGATGCAGCTCATTACAGCAACCAGCTGCGGCGGCTGGACAGCTACGATCGGGCCGGTATCGCCGAGAGACTGCGAACCTACACCAAGGTTCTGTTCGTCAGGGAGCCCTTCGAGCGGCTCGTCTCGGCCTTCCGGGACAAGTTTGAAAATCCGAACTTCTACTATCATTCCGTGTTCGGACGGGCCATCATTTCCAGGTACCGGGCCAACGCCACAAAGTCGGCTCTGAATACTGGCACCGGCGTCACTTTCAGGGAGTTCGTTCAGTACCTGCTGGACGCGCAGCGACCCGTTGGGATGGACATCCACTGGGAGCGGGTCAGCCAGCTGTGCAGCCCGTGTCTGATCCCCTACGACTTCATTGGGAAGATCGAGAGCCTGCAGGAGGACGCCGACTTCCTGCTGCGCGGCATCGGCGCTCCGGAAAACCTCACCTTCCCGGACTTCAAGGACAGGAACCCGCGGGCGAAGCGGACCTCGTCCAGAGTCACCCAGGATTATTTCTCCCAGCTGAACCGCACGGAGAGGCAGAAGGTGTTTGAGTTTTATTACAGGGACTACCTGATGTTCAGCTACCCCAAACCGTTCTCCGACCTGCACTGA
- the si:ch211-218c6.8 gene encoding apoptosis facilitator Bcl-2-like protein 14: MESLQDHDKVLRLVEKYCNLRSLPVAHFEGPEEPVRPSSLSPCKPFDQTLILRIPSSDIESDSLDRSRSARKAQNVPRQLAKIAESAPITEQNLQTQDEIIQKLVELMITLGDDINVKLKQNPSLQQQLQNLNYNLFEKLTCTVQNLVAPPGQAACPDGLVQKQRIAWAFEVTSRLSSVTVVHRRAIQHFGARYIAENHAGWVQQQGGWEEAFD, from the exons ATGGAGAGTCTGCAGGATCATGACAAGGTGTTGCGGCTGGTGGAGAAATACTGCAACCTCAGGTCACTTCCAGTGGCACATTTCGAGGGACCAGAAGAACCAGTGAGGCCTTCATCTCTGTCACCCTGCAAACCATTTGATCAAACATTGATTCTTCGAATACCCTCCTCAGACATAGAGTCTGACTCATTAGATCGTTCTAGATCTGCAAGAAAAG CCCAGAATGTCCCGAGGCAGCTGGCGAAGATCGCTGAGTCGGCACCGATCACCGAGCAGAACCTCCAGACCCAAGATG AGATCATCCAGAAACTCGTCGAGCTGATGATAACACTTGGAGATGACATTAATGTGAAG CTCAAACAGAACCCgtccctgcagcagcagctccagaacTTGAACTACAACCTGTTTGAGAAGCTGACGTGCACCGTGCAGAACCTGGTGGCGCCACCGGGCCAGGCGGCATGCCCAGACGGTCTGGTCCAGAAGCAGAGGATCGCCTGGGCCTTTGAGGTGACCAGCAGACTGTCCTCTGTCACTGTGGTCCACCGGAGGGCGATACAGCACTTTGGAGCCCGATACATCGCAGAGAACCACGCTGGCTGGGTCCAGCAGCAAGGAGGCTGG GAGGAAGCTTTTGACTGA